Genomic DNA from alpha proteobacterium U9-1i:
TACTAATTCCGCCGCCTTCTTGCGTTGCTCGCTGGCGTCGCCGGAGACGATGGCGTTCTCAATGCAATGGTTGAGGTGGTCCTGCAGCATCGACGTTTCGACGCGCGCGAGCGCGGCGCGCACCGCACGCAGTTGCGTCAGGACGTCGATGCAATAACGGCCCTCATCAATCATGCGGGAGACGCCGCGAACTTGCCCTTCAATGCGCGACAGGCGGTTCAAGAGTTGATTTCGATCCTTTTTCATCGATCGGCACCTAGTACCCTGTTGGGGTATCGTCAAGTACCCCTCCGGGGTATAAAAGACGACGCGCACTTGACGTGGGGCGCGGCGCGGCGTTTTGGGAGCCTCGAAAACACACAAGCGCGCCCCGAACCCGAGTCCGCCGATGAACGACGAAACCGAAACGGCGGCCGAAACGCACGCGCCTCCGTCTGAGAACACGGCGTTCCTTGCGAGCGTGATCGCCTCTGCTGGCGATCACGACTGGCCGGCCCTGCGCCGTCAATTGGCCAACCTCGACCCAGCCGACATCGCCGACGTGATCGAGCATGTGCCGCTGGAGACGGCGCGGACGATCGCCAAGATGATCGGGCGCCACCTGCCGGTGGAATTCTTGGCCGAACTCGGGTGGGAGCGCCGTGAGGAGATCCTCACCGAGCTGCCGGCCGACTACGTCGGCAAAGCGCTGGGTGAGCTGGATACCGACGACGCCGCCGCAGTCGCCGCCGACATCGACGAGAAGCAGCTGGGCGCAGTGCTCGCGCAGGCCGACGAAGAGACGCGCCTCGTCGTCGAGGAGGCGCTCTCGTTCGAGGAAGAGACGGCCGGCCGTCTCATGCAGCGCGAGTTCGTTGCGGCGCACGAGGGCTCGACCGTGGGCGATGTGATCGACCGTATGCGGACGGAGGCGGCGGAGCTGCCGGACGTGTTCTTCGAGGTCTATCTCGTCGATGCGATGATGCGCCCGATTGGCGCAGTGCCGGTATCCACGATGATGCGGGCCACGCGCGACACGCCGATGGCCGACATTATGCAGCCGCTGAAGGCTTTGGTGCGGCCGGAGATGGACCAGGAAGAGGTCGCCCACACGTTCCAGAAGTATCACCTGGCGTCTGCGCCGGTGGTCGATGAAGCCGGGCGTCTCACGGGCATGGTGACGGTGGACGACATTATCGACGTCGTCAGCGAAGAAGGCGAAGAGGATTTGCTCAAGCTTGCCGGCGTGAGCGAGGCCGCGCAGACCGACAACGTCTTCCGCTCTGTACGCGCGCGGGCGCCGTGGCTGGTGGTGAACCTCGGCACGGCCTTGGTGGCGGCGGGCGTTATCCGGGCGTTTGAGGAATCGATCACGGAATTGGTGGCGCTGGCCGTGCTGATGCCGATCGTGGCGTCGATGGGCGGCAATGCGGGCACGCAATCCCTGGCGGTTTCCGTGCGCGCGATAGCGTCGCGTGATCTTACGGATTCTAATGCGCCTCGATACGTCATGCGGGAAGCACTCACGGCGCTCACGAATGGCGCGCTGTTTGCTGTCCTGCTCTCTGCGATCGTCTATGTGTGGTTCCACAATGGCCTGCTGGCGTTGGCCATCGCCCTGGCGATCCTGATCAACTTCGCCTGCGCGGGATTGGCCGGCACGTTGGTGCCGTTGACGCTGCGTCGCTTTGGAGCGGACCCTGCGGTGTCGTCGTCGGTGTTCGTGACGTTTGTGACCGATCTCGTCGGCTTCCTCGCCTTCTTGGGGTTGGCGACCCTCATCCTCTTGAGCTGAACCGCGCCGGCGCGCAGGATCGCGTCAACGACAGCGGGGAGGCTTCCATATGTACGATCACGGTTTGATTGCGCCGGCGGTGGCGCTTGTCATCTGGTCGCTGGTTATTCTGATCTGGCTCTACGCAACGCGCATTCCGGCGATGCGGGCGGCCGGCGTGAAGCCGAACGATCCGCGCGGCAAGGCCGCGTTGGATCTGTTGCCGACGCACGCGCGCAACGTTGCGGCCAATTACAACCATCTGATGGAGCAGCCGACGCTGTTCTATGCGTTGTGCTTTGCGCTTCAGTTCTTGGAACAGACGCAGCCGATCAACATTGGCCTCGCTTGGACCTATGTTGTGCTGCGTGTCGTGCATTCCCTGGTGCAGTGCACGTTCAATTTCGTGCCGCTGCGGTTTTTGATCTTCGTGGTGTGCACGATCGTGCTGATCGCCATGTCGTTCCATGCGGCGATCGCGCTTGGC
This window encodes:
- a CDS encoding Bsr0701 protein codes for the protein MKKDRNQLLNRLSRIEGQVRGVSRMIDEGRYCIDVLTQLRAVRAALARVETSMLQDHLNHCIENAIVSGDASEQRKKAAELVELLGRSER
- a CDS encoding Mg/Co/Ni transporter MgtE / CBS domain; this encodes MNDETETAAETHAPPSENTAFLASVIASAGDHDWPALRRQLANLDPADIADVIEHVPLETARTIAKMIGRHLPVEFLAELGWERREEILTELPADYVGKALGELDTDDAAAVAADIDEKQLGAVLAQADEETRLVVEEALSFEEETAGRLMQREFVAAHEGSTVGDVIDRMRTEAAELPDVFFEVYLVDAMMRPIGAVPVSTMMRATRDTPMADIMQPLKALVRPEMDQEEVAHTFQKYHLASAPVVDEAGRLTGMVTVDDIIDVVSEEGEEDLLKLAGVSEAAQTDNVFRSVRARAPWLVVNLGTALVAAGVIRAFEESITELVALAVLMPIVASMGGNAGTQSLAVSVRAIASRDLTDSNAPRYVMREALTALTNGALFAVLLSAIVYVWFHNGLLALAIALAILINFACAGLAGTLVPLTLRRFGADPAVSSSVFVTFVTDLVGFLAFLGLATLILLS